Proteins found in one Methanospirillum hungatei JF-1 genomic segment:
- a CDS encoding PAS domain-containing protein — protein sequence MEGYCEEIINFLLDATFVIDLDGKVIAWNRAMEDVTGVTASDILGKGDYAYALPFYNERKPMLANLILLPDEEVAKRYNHIIRDGDTLVVDTFLPLSGRESRFVWAKASPLYDLNGTITGSIETIRDITDQRKMEEILARS from the coding sequence ATGGAAGGCTATTGCGAAGAAATAATAAATTTTCTCCTCGATGCAACATTTGTCATTGACCTGGACGGTAAAGTCATTGCCTGGAACCGTGCCATGGAGGATGTCACCGGAGTTACTGCCTCTGACATCCTTGGAAAAGGTGACTATGCCTATGCCCTTCCGTTTTACAACGAACGAAAACCGATGCTTGCCAATCTCATCCTCCTTCCGGATGAAGAGGTAGCAAAACGGTATAACCATATCATCCGTGATGGTGACACCCTTGTTGTTGATACATTTCTTCCGTTATCAGGAAGGGAAAGCCGGTTTGTGTGGGCGAAAGCAAGTCCTCTGTATGATCTGAATGGCACCATCACGGGATCTATTGAGACCATCAGGGATATTACCGACCAAAGGAAGATGGAAGAGATACTTGCCAGATCGTAG
- a CDS encoding PP2C family protein-serine/threonine phosphatase, whose protein sequence is MAKEVGGDFFDVIPMELVPLHQGSYGILIADVSGKGIPAALFMALSRIVVRVNATWHHEPAKAIASANTIIAQDSKSGMFVTLFYGILSEEDRTLTYVNAGHNPPMVYRAGSDTFEELTMTGLAIGVLEDEIYGQRTIPIEPGDIIVLYTDGVTESLSSSQEMFGEERLKSIIWENRSLTATGIQKKIFDEVQNFSKSEPQFDDITLHDQGYTLIFLSLCTLNI, encoded by the coding sequence ATGGCAAAAGAAGTCGGAGGAGATTTTTTTGATGTCATCCCAATGGAACTTGTTCCTCTTCATCAGGGAAGCTATGGGATTCTCATCGCTGATGTATCCGGGAAAGGAATTCCGGCGGCCCTGTTCATGGCATTGTCCCGGATTGTAGTCAGAGTGAATGCAACCTGGCATCATGAACCGGCAAAAGCTATTGCATCTGCAAATACGATAATCGCCCAGGATTCAAAGTCAGGGATGTTTGTAACCCTGTTTTATGGTATCCTCTCTGAAGAGGACCGGACCCTTACGTATGTCAATGCCGGACATAATCCCCCCATGGTGTACCGGGCAGGAAGTGATACCTTTGAAGAGTTAACCATGACCGGATTAGCAATCGGTGTTCTTGAGGATGAAATTTACGGTCAGAGAACTATCCCCATAGAGCCCGGTGATATCATCGTCCTGTATACCGATGGAGTCACGGAATCACTGAGTTCGTCACAAGAAATGTTTGGTGAAGAACGTCTGAAATCAATTATATGGGAGAACAGATCCCTGACTGCAACCGGCATTCAGAAGAAAATATTCGATGAGGTCCAGAATTTTAGCAAATCAGAACCACAATTTGATGATATTACTCTTCATGATCAAGGGTATACCCTGATTTTCCTCTCATTATGTACCTTGAATATATGA
- a CDS encoding HdeD family acid-resistance protein: protein MDTEKILAIILSIVVLLFGIVAVTAPSAVFDFLVLIVGVIFLIFGILTAGVALSAEGGTPKMILLGSGLVSILIGLLAIISPYVATIAIGYLIALWLTLNGLLTIAYAISITWEKHRILTGIAGVISLLIGIYLFTNPGAGTALIIMILGIFFIISGMLSLIMTIMYWKK, encoded by the coding sequence ATGGACACTGAAAAGATCCTCGCAATCATCTTGAGCATCGTGGTTCTTTTATTCGGCATAGTTGCCGTCACCGCTCCATCGGCAGTATTTGACTTCCTTGTTCTCATTGTTGGAGTAATATTCCTGATATTTGGAATTCTGACCGCTGGCGTGGCACTATCAGCAGAGGGTGGGACGCCAAAGATGATACTTCTGGGATCAGGTCTCGTGAGTATTCTTATTGGGCTACTGGCTATCATCTCTCCCTATGTCGCAACCATTGCAATTGGGTACCTGATTGCATTATGGCTTACCCTGAATGGTCTGCTGACTATTGCATATGCCATTTCAATCACCTGGGAAAAACATCGCATCCTCACCGGTATCGCAGGTGTTATCAGTTTACTTATTGGTATTTACCTGTTTACAAATCCAGGTGCAGGAACAGCTCTTATCATCATGATCCTCGGAATATTCTTTATTATTTCTGGGATGCTCTCTCTTATTATGACAATCATGTACTGGAAAAAATAA
- a CDS encoding cation:proton antiporter: MEHNLIIANEIIIIALLLVAIIASMTLRHLKMPYTIGLVLIGYAFSEFIVPHIDALKPIGPYFPAVDIILYIFLPPLIFESAIAVNTRLLNRNLFPVLCLAIFGVIISAGIIGYMIAWYFAIPLLFALLFGALISSTDPVAVISIFKEVGVPKRLQILVEGESLLNDACSIIMFQLVLLLISHPLLKNDLSFFETSALFTSQLLTSFVGGVFIGVIGGLILRVILRKTPLHSHIHQTATLVAAYLTYLLGDEMGFSGVIAVVSCGFITARAVSDWIGPDRREELNHFWEYIGFLANSLIFLLVGITISSLQDLSLLIKGGILGVFFLIGAVLLARFVPIVGTFAIFNRFTRHKVPFSYQIVCFWGGLRGAVAIALVLSLPLSLPFRDLIIAFSVLTVLFSIFVQGMTIGPLIQYLELGQSRLLRTFHQVYGDLVTSRAAQSSLLKSDLAGIIDSAILDEYIRTYREKSQYTEQKVREFWQEVHQTPDRMSVIRLFWLEAIHYEQKQYRQLYDDGLIHSPVYAELQYQTTIREDFIQSGNYHPPIRLYAPESRYGLWLYRFIRRIFPNSAMLNSYQNRIDIHLIFASVAVYVASSATIEYLERLSQWVCLDSAEITDIVDFYKKFEQKALSYLTSEHVVGSQNLSYVSGYLAERTAGAGMIHMLGHHIEEGIGDEKTLGHIIDRLIKEKNKAKKKVFQLCGDQIVP; encoded by the coding sequence ATGGAACATAACCTCATAATTGCTAATGAAATAATTATCATCGCTCTTCTCCTGGTCGCAATCATCGCTTCAATGACATTGCGGCACCTGAAGATGCCCTATACCATCGGATTGGTTCTCATCGGATATGCCTTCTCCGAATTTATCGTTCCTCATATAGATGCATTAAAACCGATTGGACCCTATTTCCCGGCGGTGGATATCATCCTCTATATATTTCTTCCACCGTTGATCTTTGAATCTGCCATTGCGGTAAATACCCGGCTGCTCAATCGAAACCTGTTTCCGGTATTATGCCTTGCCATATTCGGGGTCATCATCTCCGCAGGAATTATCGGGTACATGATCGCATGGTATTTTGCAATCCCGCTTCTCTTTGCTCTTCTGTTTGGTGCATTGATATCATCCACCGATCCAGTTGCAGTCATCTCCATCTTTAAAGAAGTGGGTGTTCCGAAACGATTGCAGATCCTTGTTGAAGGAGAGAGTCTCCTCAATGATGCCTGTTCCATCATAATGTTCCAGCTGGTGTTACTTCTCATTAGTCATCCGCTTCTGAAAAATGATCTGTCATTTTTTGAAACATCAGCTCTCTTTACCTCCCAGTTACTCACATCATTTGTCGGCGGGGTCTTCATTGGAGTCATTGGTGGTCTCATCCTTCGAGTAATACTTAGGAAAACTCCCCTTCACTCTCATATTCATCAGACAGCAACGTTGGTTGCAGCATATCTGACATACCTGCTCGGTGATGAAATGGGATTTTCAGGAGTCATTGCAGTCGTCTCATGTGGATTTATCACCGCACGGGCAGTATCAGACTGGATAGGACCGGATCGGCGTGAAGAACTGAATCATTTCTGGGAGTATATCGGATTCCTTGCAAATAGTCTGATCTTCCTTCTTGTCGGTATTACCATTTCATCATTACAAGATCTCTCCCTTCTCATCAAAGGAGGGATTTTGGGAGTTTTTTTCCTCATTGGTGCAGTATTACTTGCACGCTTTGTCCCGATAGTAGGAACCTTTGCCATATTTAACCGGTTTACCAGACACAAGGTTCCTTTTTCATACCAGATTGTTTGTTTCTGGGGAGGCCTTCGTGGTGCGGTGGCGATAGCCCTGGTTCTCTCTCTCCCGCTTTCCCTGCCATTTCGTGATCTGATCATTGCATTCTCAGTTCTCACGGTTCTGTTCAGTATCTTTGTCCAGGGTATGACTATCGGCCCACTCATTCAGTATCTGGAGCTCGGACAATCACGGCTTCTGCGAACATTTCACCAGGTATATGGAGATCTAGTCACTTCCAGGGCAGCACAGTCCAGTCTTTTAAAGTCAGACCTGGCAGGGATCATTGATTCTGCCATTCTTGATGAATATATCCGAACGTATCGTGAAAAATCCCAGTATACCGAACAGAAGGTTCGTGAGTTCTGGCAGGAAGTGCACCAGACACCTGACCGGATGAGTGTTATCAGGCTTTTCTGGCTAGAAGCAATTCATTATGAGCAGAAGCAATACCGCCAGCTCTATGATGACGGACTCATTCATTCTCCGGTATATGCCGAGCTGCAGTACCAGACTACCATCCGCGAGGATTTTATTCAGTCAGGGAATTATCATCCACCGATCCGTCTCTATGCACCAGAGTCCAGGTACGGGTTATGGCTTTACCGGTTTATCAGACGAATTTTCCCGAATAGTGCTATGCTGAATTCATATCAGAACCGGATAGATATCCATCTGATCTTTGCTTCAGTAGCGGTTTATGTTGCATCATCTGCAACAATTGAGTATCTTGAAAGACTTTCACAATGGGTCTGTCTTGATTCTGCTGAAATAACAGATATTGTTGATTTCTATAAGAAATTTGAGCAGAAAGCTCTCTCATATCTTACATCAGAGCATGTCGTCGGTTCACAAAACCTTTCATACGTGAGTGGGTACCTGGCAGAACGGACTGCAGGAGCAGGAATGATCCATATGCTGGGTCATCACATTGAAGAAGGAATCGGAGACGAAAAAACCCTTGGGCACATAATTGACCGACTCATTAAGGAGAAGAACAAGGCAAAGAAAAAGGTGTTTCAGTTATGTGGCGATCAGATAGTGCCATAA
- a CDS encoding HAMP domain-containing methyl-accepting chemotaxis protein, whose product MFLDNIPMKKKLIGGFLCVILLAILIALVGYMAMGDMTEQAKTMYDDNLVSLEQLLNADNSFLNIRINIYKTVFAKDERKDKFAEIDDEIINIKSKIEAYKSQSLSLEESALIEEFERNWPVFETNLRKIIDDMNNGREEAALEGIYSKNFSVPRDAAQDALDNLEIYNQEKSKLMRDDIVRTYQESSLLFFVIVLLTLIFGIGLALLLTRSITSPLSRAVTMIQEMNKGHLGMRLDMIRKDEIGQMAETMDSFANNLQKDVIGSMQKIAQGEKISHIPIVDDKDEIGPALRVTADTISNLIDETEKMVSAAKDGNLSIRGDETLFKGAYRDIIKGFNATLENLLVPINEAMALSKEYARGNFTARFSEEIIVKGDFIPFKDALNTIGTDTGSSILHVRQEVESLLGTIEETNASSEEIAAGSRTLALNANQVSDLSEKSSHGIEQILSAMNDLAAAVSSVATETTDVAGLTQKTNNLSMEGTKLVQKTGEGMKNIKESFEATNQVVQEIDEQMGEIGSIVELISGIADQTNLLALNAAIEAARAGDAGLGFAVVANEVKALAEESRVSAERIAELIAILQKKSKNVTTSMNRSLEDVTTGDAAVQEMMTIFEHIADSIEIASKRVSDVAANTQEQAASVEEITASVHELELLAKDTSQEAISSSAATEEISASIDHVSRSISDASSSLQKISQEMNKFKI is encoded by the coding sequence ATGTTTCTTGATAACATTCCAATGAAAAAGAAACTGATTGGAGGATTTTTATGTGTCATTTTATTGGCTATCCTCATTGCCTTGGTAGGGTACATGGCAATGGGTGATATGACAGAACAGGCGAAAACAATGTATGATGATAACCTCGTTTCATTAGAGCAATTATTAAATGCCGATAATAGTTTTCTCAATATCAGAATTAACATCTACAAAACAGTATTTGCAAAAGATGAACGAAAAGATAAATTTGCAGAGATTGATGATGAAATTATAAATATTAAAAGTAAAATCGAAGCGTATAAAAGTCAGTCACTATCTTTGGAAGAGTCAGCACTCATCGAAGAATTTGAGAGAAACTGGCCGGTATTTGAAACTAACCTTCGGAAAATTATTGATGATATGAATAATGGAAGGGAAGAAGCGGCATTAGAAGGGATATATAGTAAAAATTTTTCTGTTCCCAGAGATGCAGCCCAGGATGCTCTTGATAATCTGGAAATTTATAACCAGGAAAAATCAAAATTAATGAGAGATGATATCGTTCGAACCTACCAGGAATCGTCACTCTTGTTTTTTGTTATTGTTCTGCTGACTCTGATTTTTGGAATCGGTCTTGCCTTACTTCTGACCAGAAGTATTACCAGTCCGCTTTCACGGGCTGTCACCATGATTCAGGAGATGAATAAAGGCCATCTGGGAATGCGGCTTGATATGATCAGGAAAGATGAGATCGGTCAAATGGCAGAAACAATGGATTCTTTTGCAAATAATCTTCAAAAGGATGTTATCGGGTCGATGCAGAAGATTGCCCAGGGTGAGAAGATATCCCATATCCCAATTGTGGATGATAAAGATGAGATAGGGCCTGCTCTCCGTGTTACCGCTGATACAATTAGTAATCTGATTGATGAGACTGAAAAAATGGTTTCAGCAGCAAAGGATGGCAACCTATCGATCAGGGGCGATGAAACATTATTCAAGGGTGCATATAGAGATATCATCAAAGGATTTAATGCAACTCTCGAGAATCTGCTTGTTCCCATAAATGAGGCTATGGCCCTTTCCAAAGAATATGCCAGAGGTAATTTTACAGCCAGATTTTCTGAAGAAATTATTGTGAAAGGGGATTTTATTCCCTTTAAAGATGCCCTGAACACTATTGGAACAGATACCGGCTCATCCATACTGCATGTAAGACAGGAGGTTGAATCACTTCTTGGTACTATTGAGGAAACAAATGCCAGTTCGGAGGAGATTGCTGCCGGATCAAGAACCCTTGCATTAAATGCCAATCAGGTCAGCGACCTCTCAGAAAAATCCTCCCACGGTATAGAACAGATATTAAGTGCTATGAATGACCTTGCAGCGGCGGTATCATCTGTTGCGACAGAGACAACAGATGTTGCAGGACTTACACAGAAAACCAATAATCTCTCGATGGAAGGAACAAAATTGGTTCAAAAAACCGGAGAGGGAATGAAGAATATCAAGGAGTCCTTTGAAGCGACAAATCAGGTGGTTCAGGAAATTGACGAACAGATGGGTGAGATAGGTTCTATTGTTGAACTTATCAGTGGTATTGCAGACCAGACAAATCTCCTTGCATTGAATGCAGCAATTGAGGCCGCGAGGGCAGGAGATGCTGGTCTTGGGTTTGCTGTTGTTGCAAATGAAGTAAAAGCCCTTGCAGAAGAATCAAGAGTGTCAGCAGAACGGATTGCAGAACTTATAGCCATTCTCCAGAAAAAGTCAAAGAATGTAACAACCTCCATGAACCGTTCTCTGGAGGATGTAACAACCGGTGATGCGGCTGTACAAGAGATGATGACTATCTTTGAACATATTGCTGATTCAATTGAGATAGCATCAAAACGAGTCAGTGATGTTGCTGCGAACACACAGGAACAGGCTGCAAGTGTTGAAGAGATAACAGCGAGTGTTCATGAACTTGAATTACTTGCAAAAGATACATCACAGGAAGCAATTTCATCATCTGCTGCAACCGAAGAGATAAGTGCATCCATTGATCATGTGTCACGATCAATATCTGATGCCTCATCTTCCTTGCAGAAAATCTCGCAAGAAATGAATAAATTTAAAATTTAA
- a CDS encoding IS110 family transposase encodes MSKKRNKVCGIDVHKRFLVASILDNEGNCETKRFEQDLDELILLKNWILDSGCESVAMESTAEYWRPAYGILNPEINITIGNAYHMKGIPGKKTDVLDSQWIAELELNNLITPSRVFTGDLYELRTLTRARNKMVNNSTVFKNKILHQ; translated from the coding sequence ATGTCTAAAAAACGGAATAAAGTTTGTGGAATTGATGTTCACAAAAGGTTTCTTGTTGCCTCTATCCTGGACAATGAAGGCAATTGTGAAACTAAACGTTTTGAACAGGATTTGGACGAATTAATTTTGCTCAAAAATTGGATTCTTGATTCGGGTTGTGAATCGGTAGCTATGGAATCTACTGCTGAATATTGGCGTCCCGCTTATGGTATTCTTAATCCAGAGATCAATATCACCATTGGAAATGCTTACCATATGAAGGGCATCCCGGGTAAAAAGACAGATGTGTTAGATTCTCAATGGATCGCCGAATTGGAATTAAATAATCTTATCACGCCGTCACGAGTTTTTACGGGTGATCTTTACGAACTTCGGACATTGACCCGAGCCCGAAATAAGATGGTTAATAATAGTACAGTTTTTAAAAACAAAATCCTCCACCAGTAA
- a CDS encoding IS110 family transposase, producing MKALPAKTRKIAPVFFEQIPEYIPDSAIFLIDSMLKIYDNLQVEIKRIEERIKFYLKDKENELRILMSVPGIGIVIGSNLLAEIGDIHDFPTADKLAKWAGLTPSVYQSANINYTGPITKHGSKYLRWALIKAAHSAIRRPGKLNDYFNGLLPRKGYKKAIVAVARKILRIVWHLLINNEIFEDGIPRVKTVKIPKFPEKIERVGIAKIIQLLSRGAEIIIQEEGKEIMRINGSSQPI from the coding sequence ATAAAAGCATTACCCGCCAAAACAAGAAAGATTGCACCTGTCTTTTTTGAGCAGATTCCAGAGTATATACCTGATTCAGCTATATTCCTCATAGATTCGATGTTAAAAATATATGACAACCTCCAGGTTGAGATTAAAAGGATCGAGGAAAGAATCAAATTTTACCTCAAGGATAAAGAGAATGAATTACGTATTTTAATGTCAGTTCCAGGGATTGGAATAGTAATTGGATCTAATTTGTTGGCAGAAATAGGTGATATCCATGATTTTCCAACCGCAGATAAATTAGCCAAATGGGCAGGACTTACCCCATCTGTTTACCAGTCTGCAAATATCAATTACACTGGACCCATCACGAAACATGGTTCCAAATATCTTCGATGGGCTCTTATTAAAGCTGCACACTCTGCGATTAGAAGACCAGGGAAATTGAATGACTATTTCAACGGTCTCTTACCTAGAAAGGGTTACAAAAAAGCAATTGTTGCTGTTGCTCGTAAGATTTTACGGATTGTTTGGCATCTTCTCATCAATAATGAAATATTTGAAGATGGAATTCCTAGAGTGAAAACTGTTAAGATTCCCAAGTTTCCAGAAAAAATTGAGAGAGTTGGAATCGCAAAGATTATTCAGCTTTTGTCCAGGGGAGCTGAGATAATTATTCAAGAGGAAGGTAAGGAGATTATGCGAATTAATGGTTCAAGTCAACCTATTTGA
- a CDS encoding APC family permease, whose translation MIKPTERSSLRLHHIVALYVGSVLGCGVLILPGLSAEIAGPGSLLSWIFIIVLAFPMALTMGFLSARFPNDGGVSYFVTLAFNEQLGALIGWFFLVSGIIGVPILALTGAGYIAAAYGLSEVFRILIAVSIILAGIFLNYIGMRVSSQVQIIVVLGTICILLGACIGSYRIVDPSHFTPLIPHGWMSIGYAATLLFWSYIGWEAVTHIAEEFEDPKRDVVRGTIIASIIIGSLYLLTAYVVVGTHMYGPGISDVSLVYLIEKSFGQSGMILTGMTGLFVCLAPSISYIGAASRLSYSLAVTGYAPSFLARLSERYYTHIGGLIFLAGCFSIVFIMYSTGLLSLAFLIQLPNSTFILTYIGGCAAGLVLLKDSRCALFMSGISLILTSCILLFISWAILFPIGIILIWGIFLMRRRKKMGNLLKSM comes from the coding sequence ATGATAAAACCGACAGAGCGATCTTCTCTTCGCCTTCATCACATCGTAGCGCTCTATGTTGGTTCAGTTCTGGGATGTGGTGTCCTAATTCTTCCCGGTCTTTCAGCAGAGATTGCCGGGCCGGGATCTCTCCTCTCCTGGATTTTCATCATCGTTCTTGCGTTTCCCATGGCACTCACCATGGGTTTTCTCTCCGCCCGGTTTCCAAATGACGGCGGGGTTTCATATTTCGTAACTCTTGCGTTCAATGAACAGCTCGGAGCACTCATCGGATGGTTCTTCCTGGTATCAGGAATCATTGGTGTTCCAATCCTTGCATTAACCGGAGCCGGATATATTGCTGCTGCATATGGGCTTTCGGAAGTTTTCAGAATCCTTATTGCAGTCTCAATTATTCTGGCAGGAATTTTTCTCAATTACATCGGTATGCGGGTCAGCAGTCAGGTGCAGATCATTGTCGTCCTTGGGACCATCTGCATTCTGCTTGGTGCATGTATCGGGAGTTACCGGATCGTTGACCCGTCACATTTCACCCCTTTAATTCCACACGGATGGATGAGTATCGGGTATGCAGCAACCTTACTCTTCTGGAGTTATATCGGATGGGAAGCCGTGACTCATATTGCCGAAGAGTTTGAGGACCCAAAGCGGGATGTAGTCAGGGGCACGATTATCGCCTCAATCATCATCGGAAGTCTGTATCTTCTCACCGCATATGTCGTCGTTGGAACCCATATGTATGGACCAGGAATATCGGATGTTTCGCTCGTGTATCTGATCGAGAAATCATTTGGGCAGTCTGGCATGATCCTGACCGGAATGACCGGGTTATTTGTCTGTCTGGCACCGTCCATATCCTACATCGGGGCAGCCTCCCGGCTTTCATATTCCCTAGCCGTGACCGGCTATGCACCGTCATTTCTTGCACGGTTATCAGAGCGGTATTACACCCACATCGGGGGGCTTATCTTTTTGGCCGGATGCTTTTCAATAGTATTTATCATGTACAGCACCGGTCTGCTCTCTCTTGCATTTCTTATTCAACTCCCGAATTCCACGTTTATCCTAACCTATATTGGTGGATGTGCAGCCGGGTTGGTTTTACTCAAAGATAGCCGGTGTGCATTATTTATGAGTGGGATTTCGCTCATTTTAACATCATGTATCCTGCTTTTTATATCTTGGGCGATATTATTTCCCATTGGTATTATCCTCATCTGGGGTATTTTCTTGATGAGAAGGAGAAAAAAAATGGGTAACCTGCTGAAAAGCATGTGA
- a CDS encoding MerR family transcriptional regulator encodes MSSTMIPEKIPIGRFSMITRLTCKALRLYDETGLLSPAVKDRFTGYRYYQVSQIERGVMIRSLVDLGFPLAQIIEVLKAKEQGDDSTVAQLIQEQRKRVSAEIKRLQSIDHFLQRQQMEMFSMIVAEPTLKDIESLRVLSIRDKGTYEEVIPKLIGTLCQYFSSPQRGLEQVSITGPFMTIYHDGEYRESDADVEVAVPVTGRLPDQIPGITIRTMPGGRFASAIHKGPYQDAHESWGKLYEWTAKQGYEPKAPCRDNYLNDPDDVPEEELLTELLIPV; translated from the coding sequence ATGAGTAGCACTATGATCCCGGAAAAGATACCCATCGGCAGGTTTTCAATGATTACCCGCCTGACCTGCAAAGCACTTCGTCTCTATGATGAAACTGGTCTCTTATCCCCGGCGGTGAAGGACCGGTTTACCGGATACCGGTATTACCAGGTATCACAGATTGAACGTGGTGTCATGATCCGCTCTCTCGTAGATCTTGGATTCCCTCTTGCACAGATAATCGAAGTCCTGAAAGCCAAGGAACAGGGAGATGACAGTACTGTGGCACAGCTCATTCAGGAGCAACGAAAGCGGGTATCTGCCGAGATCAAACGGTTACAATCCATTGATCACTTTCTGCAAAGACAGCAGATGGAGATGTTTTCTATGATTGTAGCAGAACCAACCTTGAAAGATATCGAATCGCTCAGAGTGCTTTCTATCCGTGATAAGGGAACATATGAAGAGGTTATCCCGAAACTTATTGGCACATTGTGTCAATATTTCTCTTCTCCCCAGAGAGGGTTAGAACAGGTATCCATAACCGGCCCATTCATGACGATCTATCATGATGGTGAATACCGGGAATCTGATGCAGATGTAGAAGTGGCCGTTCCGGTGACCGGGAGATTGCCTGATCAGATTCCGGGTATTACCATACGAACGATGCCTGGCGGCCGGTTTGCATCAGCAATACACAAGGGACCATATCAGGATGCTCATGAATCATGGGGAAAACTCTATGAATGGACAGCGAAACAGGGATATGAACCGAAGGCCCCATGTCGTGATAATTACCTGAATGATCCGGATGACGTGCCTGAAGAGGAATTACTGACTGAATTACTCATTCCGGTTTGA